Proteins from a genomic interval of Streptococcus sp. D7B5:
- a CDS encoding SIALI-17 repeat-containing surface protein — protein sequence MNKRLFDKRCHYSIRKFAIGAASVMIGASIFGISAVQAEEVASSNTQTEETTVHQAQPLDKLPDDVAAAIAKADENGGREFVKPKADSTEDKVTKDTEPTRPANEGSHELARPKVETPNKEEGNKAENKQKPEETNPKPIESAATAGTELKEDSKKTSGNDQVKADTESKPSSEKTQALSKEPSKADVEKEKQLLSERKQDFNKDWYFKLNAQGDFSKKDVDVHDWSKLNLPHDWSIYFDFDHKSPARNEGGQLNGGTAWYRKTFTLNEADKNKDVRINFDGVYMDSKVYVNGKFVGHYPSGYNHFSYDITEFLNKDGSENSITVQVTNKQPSSRWYSGSGIYRDVTLSYRDKVHVAENGNHITTPKLAEQKEGNVETQVQSKIKNTDKKAAKVFVEQQIFTKEGKVVSELVRSETKNLAENEVADFRQTILVNKPTLWTTKSYHPQLYVLKTKVYKEGQLVDVTEDTFGYRYFNWTAKDGFSLNGERMKFHGVSIHHDNGALGAEENYKATYRKLKLLKDMGVNSIRTTHNPASPQLLDAAASLGLLVQEEAFDTWYGGKKTYDYGRFFDQDATHPEAKKGEKWSDFDLRTMVERDKNNPSIVMWSLGNEVEEANGSPRSIETAKRLKAVIKAIDTERYVTMGENKFSRAATGDFLKLAEIMDAVGMNYGERFYDAVRSAHPDWLIYGSETSSATRTRDSYYNPAQILGHDNRPNRHYEQSDYGNDRVGWGRTATESWTFDRDRAGYAGQFIWTGIDYIGEPTPWHNQDNTPVKSSYFGIIDTAGLPKNDFYLYRSVWYSAKEKPTVRILPHWNWTEETLKDRKMLVDGKVPVRTFSNAASVELFLNGESLGKKEFTKKRTEDGRPYHEGAKPSELYLEWLVKYQPGTLTAIARDENGNEIARDSVTTAGEPARVRLTKEEHVITADGKDLSYIHYEIVDGDGNVVPTANNLVHFNLHGQGQIVGVDNGEQASRERYKAQADGTWQRRAFNGKGVVIVKSTEKEGKFTLYADSAGLTSDSATVATVSGKKENRHFVAFAPVKATTDVTKNPELPQTVTAIYSDGSVEEKTVTWDVPADLLTSAGEKKVSGRVEGLETKAEALVKVIALDRWLPKVVTVPVGTTAADLDKTVTAVLTDGSLIDTDVVSWILKDPAALTKEGGRTEATGKLVDDDREVTATFIASSKETTSSITGLTVGDKALENFESGKTYYRVSLPYTGTIPSVGAQTTGYQVTVQQASADNGYQASVFLNDQKGDLVQTYLIQFVKEAPALKRLEVVVEGKETATEDQVLTYRVIGSYEDGSQTEFSASDIHLEAKASDGGYLEVNGQNLLLYTKGRVTLKPRIDNQTEKTESVTTEVVIKENKVSKKIVKLHPVSVSTDINQQPNLPKEVGAEFDKGLPRKVSVTWDKVDEKELGHYHSFTLKGHVEGTDIEAQATVTVEGLQVAEEISLTLPKGETVQLPANVRAYHSNGTTIYKDVVWDQVPANFSQTEGVYEINGRLVGSNLTTKAHVRVSSQVVAGNNISKQWTGSQLPAAIVSNTGGDDSANTLNDLTVSRTPTDAKNRWTTWRTNTDNDWASILFGNSGDLTKRFVNNLSVDFYTDGAIGLPKEYVVEYYVGKEIPDLPSDVSNAQRDSNHPFNNPENWKAVENLHAPGQLSATQTNHFTFDKVETYAVRIRMKKADGTSGVGLTELTVLGNKVVSSTSSEISIKVDGKELEHFNPSKTDYYIPQSSKQITATASNNGLVTVVPATSPKGATRLILKAEDGTVLKEYRIFRNDERETSQPLAAENGAKILNVGDNLQLPSEVGVYYPTSTTWTTEKLAVKWDAIPEHATEHEGTFEVTGHVIGTNLTTKMQVTVVSKGNQVISENPNNNETDSKAFASTTNDTQAASHDRIFYINDGKYNEDGRWTNWSRTPKNQETSVGLLFKKDGKITSQSIGKVAIQFFKDSGTDAPEKMVLERYIGPAFTEPSTISRYEENADHPFNKAENWAPIPYKVSGELVAGKPIEFNFEPVQATAIRARMTRKATTNGLALVEFTAYSAGKGAEVETPSATISIDGKALENFDPNVTEYTLTTMGSKPKVTATTSGHGVVTVVDHGNTNLPTLVRLVSKDGNLVKEYRLHFKSTFQTTPTEGVKNLVAEVPSLEIEKTPLPFKEVIREIPELAQGKRRVVSEGQDGEKVDYIQVSGTTRTLVHTEQRKAQDRIIEVGVKPSISNSKGEEPTPVNEVPEFKGGANFVEATVNEVPEYTGILATVGDQAAPSVEKPEFKGGVNAVMALEHKLPEYRGVLATVGDQPAPTVEKPEFKLSSLDKAQTQEVPVQVAKEDKRLPETGEGESETALFLAGVTLALSAALLTAKRKED from the coding sequence ATGAACAAAAGACTTTTTGATAAACGTTGTCATTATAGCATTCGTAAATTTGCAATAGGTGCAGCATCTGTAATGATTGGGGCCAGTATATTTGGTATTTCAGCTGTACAAGCTGAGGAGGTGGCTTCATCCAATACTCAAACAGAAGAAACAACTGTTCATCAAGCTCAGCCTTTAGATAAGCTTCCCGATGATGTGGCAGCTGCAATCGCAAAGGCTGATGAGAATGGTGGGCGTGAGTTTGTAAAACCAAAAGCTGATTCGACAGAAGACAAAGTGACTAAGGATACGGAACCTACTAGACCTGCTAATGAGGGTAGTCATGAATTGGCTAGACCTAAAGTGGAAACTCCAAACAAAGAAGAAGGAAACAAAGCTGAGAACAAACAGAAACCTGAAGAGACAAATCCAAAGCCTATTGAATCTGCAGCAACAGCTGGAACAGAACTGAAAGAGGATTCTAAAAAAACTTCCGGAAACGACCAGGTAAAAGCAGATACAGAGAGCAAACCTTCTTCTGAAAAAACGCAAGCGCTTTCTAAAGAGCCAAGTAAAGCGGATGTTGAAAAAGAGAAGCAGCTATTATCGGAGCGAAAACAAGATTTTAATAAAGATTGGTATTTTAAACTAAATGCCCAAGGAGATTTTTCAAAAAAAGATGTGGATGTTCATGATTGGTCTAAATTGAATCTTCCTCATGATTGGAGTATTTATTTTGACTTCGATCACAAGTCTCCCGCACGTAATGAAGGTGGCCAGTTAAATGGTGGAACAGCTTGGTATCGTAAGACTTTCACATTAAATGAAGCAGACAAGAATAAGGATGTTCGTATCAATTTTGATGGGGTTTACATGGATTCAAAGGTCTATGTAAATGGTAAATTTGTAGGACATTATCCAAGTGGCTATAATCATTTTTCATATGATATTACAGAATTTTTAAACAAGGATGGTAGTGAAAATTCAATTACTGTTCAAGTGACCAATAAGCAACCAAGCAGTCGTTGGTATTCAGGAAGTGGGATTTATCGTGATGTAACCCTTAGTTATCGTGATAAAGTCCATGTTGCCGAAAATGGTAATCATATCACTACTCCAAAACTTGCTGAGCAAAAAGAAGGGAATGTTGAAACACAGGTTCAAAGTAAGATTAAAAATACGGATAAGAAGGCTGCTAAAGTCTTTGTGGAACAACAAATTTTTACTAAGGAAGGTAAGGTTGTTTCAGAATTAGTGCGCTCTGAAACGAAGAATTTAGCAGAAAATGAAGTTGCAGATTTCAGACAAACAATCCTAGTTAATAAACCAACTCTTTGGACGACAAAAAGTTATCATCCTCAACTGTATGTGCTGAAAACAAAGGTTTATAAAGAAGGTCAACTAGTTGATGTAACAGAAGATACATTTGGTTACCGCTATTTCAATTGGACTGCTAAGGATGGTTTCTCTTTGAATGGTGAACGCATGAAATTCCATGGAGTAAGTATTCACCATGACAATGGAGCCTTGGGTGCAGAAGAGAATTATAAGGCTACTTATCGTAAATTAAAACTCTTGAAAGATATGGGGGTTAACTCTATTCGAACAACCCACAATCCAGCTAGCCCTCAGTTGCTTGATGCTGCGGCTAGCTTAGGTCTTTTGGTTCAAGAGGAAGCTTTTGATACTTGGTATGGTGGCAAGAAGACTTACGACTATGGACGGTTCTTTGATCAAGATGCAACCCATCCTGAAGCTAAAAAGGGTGAGAAGTGGTCTGATTTTGATCTTAGAACAATGGTAGAACGTGATAAGAACAACCCGTCTATCGTCATGTGGTCTCTTGGAAATGAGGTAGAAGAGGCAAATGGTAGTCCTCGTTCTATCGAAACTGCTAAGCGTCTGAAGGCAGTTATCAAAGCGATTGATACTGAACGTTATGTCACCATGGGTGAAAACAAATTTAGTCGTGCAGCGACAGGTGATTTCTTGAAACTTGCAGAAATCATGGATGCTGTGGGGATGAACTATGGTGAACGTTTTTATGATGCGGTTCGTAGTGCTCATCCAGACTGGCTCATTTATGGTTCTGAAACTTCTTCAGCTACTAGAACGCGTGATTCTTATTACAATCCTGCTCAAATCCTTGGACATGATAACCGTCCAAATCGTCACTATGAACAATCTGACTATGGTAATGACCGTGTTGGATGGGGAAGAACAGCTACTGAATCATGGACTTTTGACCGTGATCGTGCTGGCTATGCTGGACAATTTATCTGGACAGGAATTGACTACATCGGTGAACCAACTCCATGGCATAATCAAGATAATACACCTGTAAAAAGTTCTTACTTTGGTATCATCGATACGGCTGGTTTACCGAAGAATGATTTTTACCTTTACCGTAGTGTATGGTATAGTGCTAAAGAAAAGCCAACTGTTCGCATTTTACCACATTGGAACTGGACTGAAGAGACCCTTAAGGATCGTAAGATGCTGGTTGATGGAAAGGTTCCGGTTCGTACCTTCTCAAATGCTGCAAGCGTCGAATTGTTCTTAAATGGAGAGTCGCTTGGTAAAAAGGAATTTACTAAGAAAAGGACAGAAGATGGACGTCCATATCATGAGGGAGCTAAACCAAGTGAATTGTATCTTGAGTGGCTTGTGAAATACCAACCAGGCACACTGACTGCGATTGCTCGAGATGAAAATGGCAACGAAATTGCGCGTGATAGTGTGACAACTGCTGGGGAGCCAGCAAGAGTTCGTCTGACTAAAGAAGAGCATGTTATCACTGCAGATGGAAAGGACCTATCCTACATCCATTATGAAATTGTTGATGGCGATGGTAATGTGGTTCCTACAGCTAACAATCTTGTTCATTTCAATCTTCATGGTCAGGGACAAATCGTTGGTGTAGATAATGGAGAACAAGCTAGTCGTGAACGCTACAAAGCTCAAGCAGATGGAACATGGCAAAGACGTGCTTTCAATGGTAAAGGGGTTGTCATTGTAAAATCAACAGAAAAAGAAGGTAAATTTACTCTTTATGCAGATTCTGCTGGTTTAACTTCTGATAGCGCAACGGTCGCAACTGTGTCTGGTAAGAAAGAAAACCGTCACTTTGTAGCCTTTGCTCCTGTAAAAGCAACAACTGATGTGACTAAAAATCCTGAATTGCCTCAAACAGTAACAGCTATTTATAGCGACGGTAGTGTTGAGGAAAAGACTGTAACATGGGACGTGCCAGCTGACTTGCTTACAAGCGCAGGTGAGAAAAAAGTATCTGGACGTGTAGAAGGTTTGGAAACCAAAGCTGAGGCACTTGTAAAAGTGATTGCTTTAGATAGATGGTTACCAAAAGTTGTTACAGTACCAGTTGGTACAACTGCAGCTGATTTGGATAAAACGGTCACAGCTGTTCTGACAGATGGTAGTTTGATTGATACAGATGTTGTTTCTTGGATTTTGAAAGATCCTGCTGCTTTAACCAAGGAAGGAGGACGTACGGAGGCTACTGGTAAATTGGTAGATGACGACCGTGAAGTAACTGCAACCTTTATCGCAAGTAGTAAGGAAACAACAAGTAGCATTACAGGACTTACTGTTGGGGATAAAGCTCTGGAAAACTTCGAGTCTGGCAAGACTTATTACCGTGTATCCCTTCCTTACACTGGAACAATTCCAAGTGTTGGAGCTCAGACTACCGGATATCAAGTAACTGTTCAGCAAGCTTCTGCTGATAATGGTTATCAGGCTTCGGTCTTCTTGAACGACCAAAAGGGTGACTTGGTTCAAACTTACTTAATTCAGTTTGTGAAGGAAGCTCCTGCCTTGAAACGTTTGGAAGTAGTTGTAGAAGGAAAAGAAACTGCTACAGAAGATCAAGTCTTAACTTATCGTGTCATTGGTAGTTATGAGGATGGTTCACAAACAGAATTTTCAGCATCAGATATTCACTTAGAAGCTAAGGCATCTGATGGTGGGTATCTTGAGGTGAATGGTCAGAACCTATTGCTCTATACTAAGGGAAGAGTGACTTTGAAACCTCGAATCGATAATCAAACAGAGAAAACAGAATCTGTAACTACTGAAGTGGTGATTAAAGAAAATAAAGTCAGCAAGAAGATTGTGAAACTTCATCCTGTATCTGTTTCTACAGATATTAATCAGCAACCGAATCTACCTAAAGAAGTTGGAGCAGAATTTGATAAGGGCTTGCCACGCAAAGTATCTGTAACTTGGGACAAGGTGGATGAAAAAGAATTGGGGCATTATCATAGCTTTACACTTAAAGGACATGTAGAAGGCACAGACATTGAAGCTCAAGCAACGGTGACAGTTGAAGGTTTACAAGTTGCAGAGGAAATCAGCCTTACTCTTCCTAAGGGTGAGACAGTTCAATTGCCAGCCAATGTGCGTGCTTACCATTCTAACGGAACAACTATCTACAAAGATGTAGTTTGGGATCAGGTTCCAGCCAACTTTAGTCAAACTGAAGGAGTCTATGAAATCAATGGTCGCTTAGTAGGTAGCAATCTGACCACTAAAGCTCATGTTCGAGTGTCTAGTCAAGTTGTTGCTGGAAATAATATCTCTAAACAATGGACAGGTTCGCAATTGCCAGCTGCCATTGTATCCAATACAGGAGGAGATGACTCAGCTAATACCTTGAACGACCTGACTGTGTCAAGAACGCCAACAGACGCTAAAAATAGATGGACTACTTGGAGAACAAATACTGATAATGACTGGGCTTCTATCTTGTTTGGTAATTCAGGAGATTTGACGAAACGTTTTGTCAACAATTTATCAGTTGATTTCTATACTGATGGAGCAATTGGTCTTCCAAAAGAATATGTAGTTGAATATTATGTAGGTAAAGAAATTCCAGATTTACCAAGTGATGTCAGCAATGCTCAGCGTGATAGCAATCATCCATTTAATAATCCAGAAAATTGGAAAGCAGTTGAGAACTTGCATGCTCCAGGTCAGCTATCTGCAACTCAAACAAATCACTTCACATTTGACAAGGTAGAAACTTATGCTGTTCGTATTCGTATGAAGAAGGCTGATGGAACATCAGGTGTTGGTCTGACAGAGCTAACTGTCCTTGGAAATAAGGTAGTAAGCTCTACAAGTTCAGAGATTTCTATCAAGGTAGATGGCAAGGAACTTGAACACTTTAATCCATCTAAGACTGATTACTATATTCCTCAATCTAGCAAACAAATCACTGCAACAGCTAGCAATAATGGTTTGGTAACAGTTGTGCCTGCAACTAGTCCAAAAGGTGCAACACGTCTCATCTTAAAAGCAGAAGATGGTACGGTATTGAAAGAATATCGAATCTTCCGCAATGATGAGAGAGAAACTAGTCAACCGCTTGCTGCAGAAAATGGTGCTAAAATCTTGAATGTTGGAGACAATCTTCAACTTCCTTCAGAGGTAGGCGTTTATTACCCAACTTCAACTACTTGGACTACAGAAAAACTTGCAGTGAAGTGGGATGCTATTCCTGAACATGCGACAGAGCATGAGGGAACATTTGAAGTTACCGGTCATGTCATTGGTACAAATCTAACCACTAAAATGCAGGTGACAGTTGTTTCTAAAGGCAATCAAGTCATTTCAGAAAATCCAAACAACAATGAAACGGATTCTAAAGCCTTTGCTTCGACAACGAACGATACACAAGCAGCTTCACATGATAGAATTTTCTATATCAATGATGGAAAATACAATGAAGATGGACGTTGGACAAACTGGTCTCGTACTCCGAAAAATCAAGAAACTTCTGTTGGATTACTCTTTAAGAAGGATGGAAAAATTACTTCTCAATCTATTGGAAAAGTAGCCATTCAGTTCTTTAAAGATAGTGGCACAGATGCTCCAGAGAAAATGGTTCTAGAAAGATATATTGGTCCTGCCTTTACAGAACCAAGTACGATTTCTCGTTATGAAGAAAATGCTGACCATCCATTCAACAAGGCAGAAAATTGGGCACCAATTCCTTACAAAGTTTCTGGAGAATTAGTAGCTGGTAAACCAATTGAGTTTAACTTTGAACCGGTTCAAGCGACAGCTATTCGTGCCCGCATGACTCGTAAGGCTACTACTAATGGCCTAGCGCTTGTAGAATTTACAGCCTACTCTGCAGGCAAGGGAGCAGAAGTCGAAACACCATCAGCGACTATTTCGATTGATGGAAAAGCATTGGAAAACTTTGATCCAAATGTGACAGAGTACACCTTAACAACAATGGGATCCAAACCAAAAGTCACTGCGACAACTAGTGGACACGGAGTAGTCACAGTTGTAGATCATGGAAATACAAATCTTCCAACACTTGTTCGTCTTGTTTCCAAAGATGGGAATCTAGTGAAAGAATATCGTTTACACTTTAAGTCTACCTTCCAAACAACACCGACAGAAGGCGTTAAGAACTTAGTTGCAGAAGTTCCAAGTTTGGAAATTGAAAAGACTCCACTTCCGTTTAAAGAAGTTATTCGTGAAATCCCTGAGCTTGCTCAAGGTAAACGTCGTGTAGTTTCTGAAGGACAAGATGGAGAAAAAGTTGACTATATTCAAGTATCAGGAACTACTAGAACTCTTGTTCATACTGAACAAAGAAAAGCTCAAGATCGTATTATTGAGGTAGGAGTAAAACCATCTATTTCAAATAGTAAGGGTGAGGAGCCTACGCCAGTCAACGAAGTTCCAGAATTCAAAGGCGGTGCTAACTTTGTAGAAGCAACAGTCAACGAAGTTCCAGAATACACAGGAATTCTTGCCACTGTAGGAGATCAAGCAGCACCAAGCGTTGAGAAACCTGAATTTAAGGGTGGTGTTAATGCTGTAATGGCTCTAGAACATAAACTTCCAGAGTACCGTGGTGTTCTAGCCACAGTAGGTGACCAACCAGCACCGACAGTAGAAAAACCAGAGTTTAAGCTAAGTTCATTAGACAAGGCTCAAACTCAAGAAGTGCCAGTTCAAGTTGCCAAGGAAGACAAGAGATTACCAGAAACTGGTGAGGGAGAATCTGAGACAGCCCTCTTCTTGGCAGGTGTTACCTTGGCCTTGTCAGCAGCCTTATTAACTGCAAAACGCAAAGAGGATTAG
- a CDS encoding NAD(P)H-hydrate dehydratase, whose protein sequence is MKVIDQTLLERVIIERPCHSHKGDYGRLLLLGGTYPYGGAIIMSAIAAVKSGAGLVTVGTDKENIPALHSHLLEAMAFSLQDQQLLKEQLVKAEVVLLGPGLREDAFGEELVKRVFDSLRKDQILIADGGALGILANGQLPFPSSQLILTPHQKEWERLSGIVLDHQNTETTARALSAFPQGTILVEKGPATRIWQAGQPEYYQLQVGGPYQATGGMGDTLAGMIAGFAGQFDQVSLYERVVVATHLHSAIAQELAQENYLVLPTEISKALPKAMKKISQKGS, encoded by the coding sequence ATGAAAGTGATTGATCAAACTTTATTAGAAAGAGTCATTATTGAACGGCCTTGTCACAGCCATAAGGGAGATTACGGACGTCTGCTCTTGCTGGGAGGGACCTATCCCTATGGGGGAGCTATCATCATGTCAGCTATTGCAGCTGTTAAAAGTGGGGCAGGTTTGGTGACTGTTGGCACGGATAAGGAGAATATTCCGGCTCTGCACAGTCATTTACTTGAGGCCATGGCATTTTCTCTTCAAGACCAGCAATTGTTAAAAGAACAGTTAGTAAAGGCAGAAGTTGTCTTGTTAGGTCCGGGTTTGCGAGAGGATGCATTTGGAGAAGAACTCGTAAAACGGGTCTTTGACAGCCTTAGAAAAGACCAGATTTTGATTGCAGATGGCGGTGCTTTGGGCATCTTAGCAAACGGCCAGTTACCATTTCCTTCCAGTCAGCTCATCCTAACTCCCCACCAAAAGGAATGGGAAAGACTGTCTGGTATAGTTCTTGACCATCAAAATACAGAGACGACTGCTAGGGCTCTTTCAGCTTTTCCTCAAGGAACGATTTTAGTTGAGAAGGGTCCAGCAACTCGTATCTGGCAAGCTGGTCAGCCTGAATATTATCAGTTACAGGTTGGAGGCCCCTATCAAGCAACTGGTGGAATGGGAGATACACTGGCTGGTATGATTGCAGGTTTTGCAGGTCAGTTTGACCAAGTCAGCCTCTATGAGAGGGTAGTGGTAGCAACTCACCTTCATTCAGCTATCGCGCAAGAACTTGCTCAAGAAAACTACCTTGTCTTGCCAACAGAAATTAGCAAGGCTCTTCCGAAAGCAATGAAAAAAATATCTCAAAAAGGCAGCTAA
- a CDS encoding bifunctional DnaQ family exonuclease/ATP-dependent helicase translates to MMNARNDRYVVVDLEATSTGSKAKIIQVGIVVIENGEIIDQYATDVNPHEPLDSHIKELTGLTDQRLAAAPEFSQVAGKIFELVKDGIFVAHNVQFDANLLAEFLFFEGYELRTPRVDTVELAQVLYPQFEKYNLGILCQELGIELEHAHTALSDAQATAELLLYMRQKLFELPKGLLESLLNLADNLLYESYLVIEEVYQQQSLLSSPDLMELHGLFLRKESKGLVPRKLSKDFAKNISLLGLEDRPQQLDFAEKVEQLLEEHQTSFIQAQTGLGKTYGYLLPALNLESQAGILVSVPTKILQNQIMQEEGQRLKEVFHLEIHSLKGPQNCLKLDAFHQVLHRPESNRLFTRFKMQLLIWLTETETGDLDEIGQLYRYQHFLPELVHDGKLSKKSLFATEDFWKRGQEKAKTSRVLLTNHAYLVTRLEDNPEFVDNRLVILDEAQKILLALENLAQQVYRLEELVTQLDKSLETEEDLVQKRLLESIGFECRYLIEYYKSGLKNGKWLDSLEELRQHFSELALPEYREIANFFTSDREFWLATAEKSSKDVLICSSKKGRFILADLLPEDCRLLGVSATLEISNRVSLADLLGFPEAPLVRLDVAKQEQQEVFLVDDFPLVTEVSPFDYASEVASVIRSLQAFQEPLLVLFTSKEMLLAVSDLLDQPHLAQYKNGEPSQLKKRFEKCERQILLGTGSFWEGVDFSTHPCVIQVIPRLPFQNPQEPLTKKLNQELRQEGKNPFYDYQLPMAIIRLKQALGRTVRRSNQGSVALILDSRVVSKRYGKQIAQALSKERAVQVLSREQLEPAVADFLQSRRNRMKEKSKKEKR, encoded by the coding sequence ATGATGAATGCGAGAAATGATCGGTATGTGGTCGTTGATTTAGAGGCGACCAGCACTGGAAGCAAGGCAAAAATTATTCAAGTAGGCATTGTGGTGATTGAGAATGGTGAAATCATCGATCAGTATGCGACCGATGTCAACCCCCACGAACCCTTGGATTCTCATATCAAAGAATTAACGGGTCTGACCGATCAGCGTTTGGCTGCGGCACCAGAGTTTTCTCAGGTGGCCGGAAAAATTTTTGAATTGGTTAAGGACGGTATTTTTGTTGCGCACAATGTACAGTTTGATGCTAACCTTCTTGCAGAATTCCTCTTTTTTGAAGGATATGAATTGCGTACACCGCGGGTGGATACAGTTGAGCTTGCCCAGGTTCTGTATCCTCAGTTTGAAAAGTATAACTTAGGTATCCTTTGTCAAGAGTTGGGCATTGAGCTGGAACATGCCCACACTGCCCTGTCAGATGCTCAGGCAACAGCTGAACTCTTGCTTTACATGCGTCAAAAACTATTTGAGTTACCAAAAGGGCTCTTAGAAAGCTTGTTAAACCTTGCAGACAACCTTCTCTATGAAAGTTATCTGGTGATTGAAGAGGTCTATCAGCAACAATCTCTCTTATCTTCGCCCGACTTGATGGAACTTCATGGGCTTTTCCTCAGAAAGGAAAGCAAAGGCTTAGTCCCACGAAAGTTATCCAAAGATTTTGCTAAAAATATTTCTTTATTGGGGCTGGAGGACCGTCCACAGCAGCTGGATTTTGCGGAGAAGGTTGAGCAATTATTGGAAGAACACCAGACTTCCTTTATCCAAGCTCAAACGGGACTCGGCAAGACATACGGCTATCTCCTCCCAGCTTTGAACTTGGAGAGTCAAGCAGGTATCCTAGTGAGTGTTCCAACCAAAATTCTTCAAAATCAAATCATGCAAGAAGAAGGTCAGCGCTTAAAAGAGGTCTTCCATCTGGAAATTCATAGTCTCAAGGGGCCTCAAAATTGCTTGAAATTGGATGCCTTTCACCAAGTCCTCCATCGGCCGGAGTCCAATCGTCTATTTACTCGCTTTAAAATGCAACTGCTTATCTGGCTAACAGAGACAGAGACAGGTGACTTGGACGAAATCGGGCAGCTTTATCGCTACCAGCACTTTCTGCCAGAACTAGTCCACGATGGCAAGCTTTCAAAGAAAAGTTTATTTGCCACAGAGGATTTTTGGAAACGAGGGCAGGAGAAGGCCAAGACCAGTCGCGTTCTCTTGACTAATCATGCCTATCTGGTCACTCGTTTGGAAGACAATCCAGAGTTTGTTGATAACCGATTGGTGATCTTGGATGAAGCTCAAAAAATTCTATTAGCCCTCGAAAATCTAGCCCAGCAGGTTTATCGCCTTGAGGAACTTGTAACCCAGCTTGATAAGTCCTTGGAGACAGAGGAAGATTTGGTTCAGAAGCGCTTGCTTGAAAGTATCGGCTTTGAATGTCGTTACTTGATAGAGTACTATAAGTCAGGTCTGAAGAATGGAAAGTGGTTGGATTCTCTTGAAGAGTTGCGCCAGCATTTTTCGGAGTTAGCTCTCCCAGAGTATAGAGAGATTGCAAACTTTTTCACCTCGGACCGTGAATTTTGGCTTGCTACAGCAGAGAAATCGAGCAAGGATGTCTTAATTTGTTCAAGTAAAAAAGGCCGCTTTATACTAGCAGACTTATTGCCAGAAGATTGCAGGCTCCTAGGAGTATCTGCCACTCTTGAAATCAGTAATCGGGTTTCCCTAGCAGATTTATTGGGCTTTCCAGAAGCTCCACTTGTTAGGCTTGATGTAGCAAAGCAGGAGCAACAAGAAGTCTTTCTAGTCGATGACTTTCCTCTTGTGACAGAAGTTTCGCCTTTTGACTATGCTAGTGAAGTGGCTTCTGTCATTCGAAGCTTACAAGCCTTTCAAGAACCCTTATTGGTCTTGTTTACCTCAAAAGAAATGTTGCTGGCAGTTTCGGACCTGCTCGACCAACCTCATCTAGCTCAGTATAAAAATGGGGAACCAAGCCAACTGAAAAAACGTTTTGAAAAATGTGAACGCCAGATATTGCTTGGAACAGGCAGTTTCTGGGAAGGGGTTGATTTTTCAACCCATCCTTGTGTAATTCAAGTGATTCCGAGATTGCCTTTCCAAAACCCCCAAGAGCCTTTAACCAAAAAATTAAACCAAGAACTGCGTCAAGAAGGGAAGAATCCTTTCTATGATTATCAGTTACCGATGGCGATCATTCGACTAAAACAAGCCCTGGGCCGTACTGTTAGACGATCTAATCAAGGTTCGGTTGCTCTAATCTTAGACAGTCGTGTCGTCAGCAAGCGTTACGGCAAACAAATCGCTCAGGCCTTGTCAAAAGAAAGGGCTGTTCAGGTTCTTTCTAGAGAACAGCTAGAGCCTGCTGTAGCTGATTTTCTCCAATCTCGTCGCAATAGAATGAAAGAAAAATCCAAGAAAGAGAAAAGGTAA